A genomic region of Pseudomonas migulae contains the following coding sequences:
- the rplW gene encoding 50S ribosomal protein L23 — protein MNQERVFKVLLGPHVSEKATVLADKKGQFVFKVATDATKLEIKKAVESLFSVKVERVTTLNVLGKSKRTARGLGKRNDWKKAVISLQPGQDLDFSSSAE, from the coding sequence ATGAACCAGGAACGCGTATTTAAAGTTCTGCTTGGCCCGCACGTTTCCGAGAAGGCTACGGTTCTGGCTGACAAGAAAGGCCAGTTCGTTTTCAAGGTTGCAACTGACGCAACCAAGCTGGAAATCAAGAAGGCCGTCGAAAGCCTGTTCAGCGTGAAAGTAGAGCGTGTTACTACCCTGAATGTTCTGGGTAAGAGCAAGCGCACTGCTCGCGGTCTGGGCAAGCGTAATGACTGGAAGAAGGCAGTTATCTCCCTTCAGCCAGGCCAAGATCTCGATTTCAGCAGCAGTGCTGAGTAA
- the rplD gene encoding 50S ribosomal protein L4 — translation MQLNVNDAQAIEVSELTFGGEFNETLVHQAVVAYMAGGRQGSKQQKTRSDVRGGGKRPWRQKGTGRARAGTIRSPIWRGGGTTFAARPQDHTQKLNKKMYRAAMRSILAELVRTDRLVVVQDFAVDAPKTKDLLSKLTGMGLTDVLIVSEVVDQNLYLAARNLPHVDVRDVQGSDPVSLIAYDKVLITVSAVKKFEELLG, via the coding sequence ATGCAATTAAATGTAAATGACGCTCAAGCGATCGAAGTTTCCGAACTGACATTTGGCGGCGAATTCAACGAGACGCTGGTTCACCAAGCAGTCGTGGCCTACATGGCCGGCGGCCGTCAAGGTAGCAAGCAGCAAAAGACCCGTTCCGACGTTCGTGGTGGCGGTAAGCGCCCATGGCGTCAGAAAGGTACTGGCCGTGCTCGTGCCGGTACTATCCGTAGCCCAATCTGGCGTGGCGGCGGTACCACTTTCGCAGCTCGTCCTCAGGATCACACCCAGAAGCTGAACAAGAAGATGTATCGCGCAGCAATGCGTTCCATCCTTGCTGAGCTGGTGCGTACTGATCGTCTGGTTGTGGTTCAGGACTTCGCTGTTGATGCACCGAAGACCAAAGATCTGCTGAGCAAACTGACCGGCATGGGCCTGACTGACGTCTTGATCGTGTCTGAAGTGGTTGATCAGAACCTGTACCTGGCTGCTCGTAACCTGCCACACGTTGATGTACGTGACGTGCAAGGTTCCGATCCAGTTAGTCTGATCGCATACGACAAGGTGTTGATCACCGTGTCGGCCGTGAAGAAATTCGAGGAGCTGCTGGGATGA
- the rplC gene encoding 50S ribosomal protein L3, with product MTIGVVGRKCGMTRIFTEEGVSIPVTVIEIEPNRVTQFKTEETDGYRAVQVTVGERRASRVTAAQAGHFAKANVAAGRTVMEFRLEEGEYQAGDLINAEIFAAGQLVDVTGQSKGKGFQGTIKRWNFRGQDNTHGNSVSHRVPGSIGQCQTPGRVFKGKKMSGHMGAERVTVQSLEVVRVDAERNLLLVKGAVPGATGGNLVVRPAAKARG from the coding sequence ATGACTATTGGTGTAGTCGGTCGTAAATGCGGTATGACCCGTATTTTCACCGAAGAAGGTGTCTCCATTCCGGTCACGGTCATTGAGATCGAGCCGAATCGCGTCACCCAGTTCAAAACTGAAGAGACCGATGGCTATCGTGCAGTGCAAGTCACTGTAGGCGAGCGTCGTGCTTCGCGTGTTACAGCTGCTCAGGCTGGCCACTTCGCTAAAGCGAACGTTGCCGCTGGTCGTACCGTAATGGAATTCCGCCTTGAAGAAGGCGAGTACCAGGCCGGCGATCTGATCAACGCTGAAATCTTCGCCGCTGGTCAACTGGTTGATGTAACCGGTCAGTCCAAGGGTAAAGGCTTCCAGGGTACGATCAAGCGTTGGAACTTCCGCGGGCAAGATAATACCCACGGTAACTCCGTGTCCCACCGCGTTCCAGGCTCTATCGGCCAGTGCCAGACTCCTGGTCGTGTATTCAAGGGCAAAAAAATGTCCGGTCATATGGGCGCTGAGCGCGTGACCGTGCAGTCCCTCGAAGTAGTGCGCGTGGACGCTGAACGCAATCTGTTGTTGGTCAAGGGCGCTGTTCCTGGCGCTACTGGCGGCAACTTGGTTGTACGTCCAGCAGCCAAGGCTCGCGGTTAA
- the rpsJ gene encoding 30S ribosomal protein S10: MQNQQIRIRLKAFDHRLIDQSTQEIVETAKRTGAQVRGPIPLPTRKERFTVLVSPHVNKDARDQYEIRTHKRVLDIVQPTDKTVDALMKLDLAAGVEVQISLG; this comes from the coding sequence ATGCAAAATCAGCAAATCCGTATCAGGTTGAAGGCTTTTGACCATCGCCTGATCGACCAATCCACCCAGGAAATCGTGGAAACCGCGAAACGTACTGGTGCTCAAGTGCGTGGTCCAATTCCACTGCCTACCCGTAAAGAGCGGTTCACCGTTCTGGTCTCCCCGCACGTCAACAAAGATGCGCGTGACCAGTACGAGATCCGTACTCATAAGCGCGTTCTGGACATCGTCCAGCCAACGGATAAAACCGTTGATGCTCTTATGAAGCTTGATCTTGCGGCCGGTGTGGAAGTGCAGATCAGCCTCGGCTAA
- the tuf gene encoding elongation factor Tu produces MAKEKFDRSLPHVNVGTIGHVDHGKTTLTAALTRVCSEVFGSAVVAFDKIDSAPEEKARGITINTAHVEYNSLIRHYAHVDCPGHADYVKNMITGAAQMDGAILVCSAADGPMPQTREHILLSRQVGVPYIVVFLNKADMVDDAELLELVEMEVRDLLSTYDFPGDDTPIIIGSALMALNGQDDNEMGTTAVRKLVETLDSYIPDPVRVIDKPFLMPIEDVFSISGRGTVVTGRIERGIVKVQDPLEIVGLRDTTVTTCTGVEMFRKLLDEGRAGENCGVLLRGTKRDDVERGQVLVKPGSVKPHTTFEAEVYVLSKEEGGRHTPFFKGYRPQFYFRTTDVTGNCELPEGVEMVMPGDNIKMVVTLIKTIAMEDGLRFAIREGGRTVGAGVVAKIIA; encoded by the coding sequence GTGGCTAAAGAAAAATTTGATCGTTCCCTACCGCACGTCAACGTTGGCACCATCGGTCACGTTGACCATGGTAAAACCACTCTGACTGCTGCTCTGACTCGCGTCTGCTCCGAAGTTTTCGGTTCGGCTGTTGTTGCTTTCGACAAAATCGATAGCGCTCCAGAAGAAAAGGCTCGTGGTATCACCATCAACACCGCGCACGTTGAATACAACTCGCTGATTCGTCACTACGCTCACGTTGACTGCCCAGGTCACGCTGACTATGTGAAGAACATGATCACCGGTGCTGCTCAGATGGACGGCGCTATCCTGGTTTGCTCGGCCGCTGATGGTCCGATGCCACAAACCCGTGAGCACATCCTGCTGTCCCGTCAGGTTGGCGTTCCGTACATCGTTGTCTTCCTGAACAAGGCTGACATGGTTGACGACGCTGAGCTGCTGGAACTGGTTGAGATGGAAGTGCGCGATCTGCTGAGCACTTACGACTTCCCAGGTGACGACACTCCGATCATCATCGGTTCGGCTCTGATGGCTCTGAACGGCCAAGACGACAACGAAATGGGCACCACTGCCGTTCGTAAACTGGTTGAGACTCTGGACAGCTACATCCCAGATCCAGTCCGTGTTATCGACAAGCCGTTCCTGATGCCAATCGAAGACGTATTCTCGATCTCCGGTCGCGGTACTGTTGTAACTGGTCGTATCGAGCGCGGTATCGTCAAGGTTCAGGATCCACTGGAAATCGTTGGTCTGCGTGACACTACCGTCACCACCTGCACCGGTGTTGAAATGTTCCGCAAACTGCTCGACGAAGGTCGTGCTGGCGAGAACTGCGGCGTGCTGCTGCGTGGCACCAAGCGTGACGACGTTGAGCGTGGCCAGGTTCTGGTCAAGCCAGGTTCGGTTAAGCCGCACACTACCTTCGAAGCTGAAGTGTACGTGTTGAGCAAAGAAGAAGGCGGTCGTCACACTCCGTTCTTCAAAGGCTACCGTCCACAGTTCTACTTCCGGACCACTGACGTGACCGGTAACTGCGAACTGCCGGAAGGCGTTGAAATGGTAATGCCAGGCGACAACATCAAAATGGTTGTCACCCTGATCAAAACCATCGCAATGGAAGATGGTCTGCGTTTCGCTATCCGTGAAGGCGGTCGTACCGTCGGCGCTGGCGTCGTAGCCAAAATCATCGCTTAA
- the fusA gene encoding elongation factor G: MARTTPINRYRNIGIVAHVDAGKTTTTERVLFYTGKSHKMGEVHDGAATTDWMVQEQERGITITSAAITAFWQGSEKQHKDQYRFNVIDTPGHVDFTIEVERSLRVLDGAVVVFCGTSGVEPQSETVWRQANKYGVPRLVYVNKMDRAGANFLRVIGQIKQRLGHTPVPIQLAIGSEDNFQGQIDLMAMEAVYWNDSDKGMVPVRKPIPAELQELADEWRGNMIEAAAEASEELMNKYLEGEELTNAEIKAALRQRTIAGEIVLAVCGSSFKNKGVPLVLDAVIDYLPAPTDIPAIKGTDPDDETKEMERHADDSEPFSALAFKIATDPFVGTLTFVRVYSGVLASGDGVINSVKGKKERVGRMVQMHANAREEIKEVRAGDIAALIGMKDVTTGETLCNADKPIILVRMDFPEPVISVAVEPKTKDDQEKMGIALGKLAQEDPSFRVKTDEETGQTIISGMGELHLDILVDRMRREFNVEANIGKPQVSYRERITKNCEIEGKFVRQSGGRGQFGHCWIRFAPADEGQEGLQFVNEVVGGVVPKEYIPAIQKGIEEQMKNGVVAGYPLIGLKATVFDGSYHDVDSNEMAFKVAASMATKQLAQKGGGELLEPIMAVEVVTPEDYMGDVMGDLNRRRGMILGMEDTVSGKVIRAEVPLGEMFGYATDVRSMSQGRASYSMEFKKYNTAPSHIVETVTKKQG; this comes from the coding sequence ATGGCTCGTACAACACCGATTAATCGCTACCGTAACATTGGTATCGTAGCTCACGTGGATGCTGGTAAAACCACCACCACCGAGCGCGTCCTTTTTTACACTGGCAAAAGTCACAAAATGGGCGAGGTGCATGACGGCGCCGCGACCACCGACTGGATGGTGCAGGAGCAGGAGCGTGGTATTACCATTACTTCTGCTGCCATTACCGCCTTCTGGCAGGGTTCCGAGAAGCAGCACAAAGACCAATACCGCTTCAACGTCATCGACACCCCGGGCCACGTTGACTTCACTATTGAAGTTGAACGTTCCCTGCGTGTTCTCGACGGCGCGGTCGTTGTGTTCTGCGGTACCTCGGGTGTTGAGCCTCAGTCGGAAACCGTATGGCGTCAGGCCAACAAATACGGCGTTCCACGTCTTGTTTACGTAAACAAGATGGACCGTGCTGGTGCGAACTTCCTGCGCGTGATCGGTCAGATCAAGCAGCGTCTGGGTCACACCCCGGTGCCAATCCAGTTGGCTATCGGTTCCGAAGACAATTTCCAGGGTCAGATCGATCTGATGGCCATGGAAGCTGTTTACTGGAATGACTCCGACAAAGGCATGGTTCCTGTTCGCAAGCCTATCCCTGCTGAATTGCAGGAACTGGCTGACGAATGGCGCGGCAACATGATTGAAGCTGCAGCCGAAGCCAGCGAAGAGCTGATGAACAAGTACCTCGAAGGTGAAGAACTCACCAACGCGGAAATCAAGGCCGCTCTGCGTCAGCGTACTATCGCTGGCGAGATCGTTCTGGCTGTTTGCGGTTCTTCCTTCAAGAACAAGGGTGTTCCCCTGGTTCTCGACGCCGTTATCGACTACCTGCCTGCTCCTACCGACATTCCTGCCATCAAGGGTACTGACCCGGATGACGAGACCAAGGAAATGGAGCGTCACGCAGACGACAGCGAGCCGTTCTCGGCTCTGGCGTTCAAGATCGCTACCGACCCATTCGTGGGTACCTTGACCTTCGTTCGAGTTTACTCGGGCGTGTTGGCCTCCGGCGACGGCGTGATCAACTCGGTTAAAGGCAAGAAAGAGCGTGTGGGTCGTATGGTGCAAATGCACGCAAACGCCCGTGAAGAAATCAAGGAAGTACGCGCTGGTGACATCGCGGCCTTGATCGGCATGAAGGACGTCACCACTGGTGAAACTTTGTGCAACGCTGACAAGCCAATCATCCTGGTTCGCATGGACTTCCCGGAGCCGGTTATTTCGGTTGCCGTAGAGCCTAAGACCAAGGACGACCAGGAAAAAATGGGTATCGCTCTGGGCAAACTTGCTCAGGAAGATCCATCTTTCCGCGTCAAAACTGATGAAGAGACTGGTCAAACGATCATCTCCGGCATGGGCGAGTTGCACCTGGACATCCTGGTTGACCGGATGCGCCGTGAGTTCAACGTCGAAGCCAACATCGGTAAGCCTCAGGTTTCCTATCGTGAGCGCATCACGAAGAATTGCGAAATCGAAGGCAAGTTCGTTCGTCAGTCCGGCGGTCGTGGTCAGTTCGGCCACTGCTGGATCCGTTTTGCTCCTGCTGACGAAGGTCAGGAAGGTCTGCAATTCGTGAACGAAGTAGTGGGTGGTGTGGTTCCTAAGGAATACATCCCGGCTATCCAGAAGGGTATCGAAGAGCAGATGAAGAACGGCGTTGTTGCCGGCTATCCGCTGATCGGCCTGAAGGCTACTGTGTTTGATGGTTCCTACCACGACGTCGACTCCAACGAGATGGCGTTTAAGGTGGCTGCTTCCATGGCTACCAAGCAACTGGCCCAGAAGGGCGGTGGTGAGTTGCTTGAGCCGATCATGGCGGTAGAGGTTGTTACACCTGAAGACTATATGGGTGACGTGATGGGCGACCTTAACCGTCGTCGCGGCATGATCCTGGGTATGGAAGACACGGTCTCCGGCAAAGTAATTCGTGCTGAAGTTCCGCTGGGTGAGATGTTCGGTTATGCGACCGACGTCCGTTCCATGTCCCAAGGTCGCGCAAGCTACTCTATGGAATTCAAAAAATACAATACGGCTCCGTCGCACATCGTCGAAACCGTTACCAAAAAACAAGGCTGA
- the rpsG gene encoding 30S ribosomal protein S7: protein MPRRRVAAKREVLDDPKYGSQILAKFMNHVMESGKKAVAERIVYGALEKVKERKNSDPLEIFEKALDAIAPLVEVKSRRVGGATYQVPVEVRPSRRNALAMRWLVDFARKRGEKSMALRLAGELLDAAEGKGAAVKKREDVHRMAEANKAFSHYRF from the coding sequence ATGCCAAGAAGACGCGTAGCAGCCAAGCGCGAAGTGCTTGACGATCCAAAATACGGCAGCCAGATCCTGGCCAAGTTCATGAACCACGTGATGGAAAGCGGCAAGAAAGCCGTTGCCGAGCGTATCGTTTATGGCGCGCTGGAAAAGGTTAAAGAACGCAAGAACAGCGACCCCCTGGAAATCTTCGAGAAAGCTCTCGACGCCATCGCTCCGCTGGTCGAAGTAAAGTCGCGCCGTGTAGGCGGTGCTACTTACCAGGTTCCGGTCGAAGTTCGTCCGTCCCGTCGTAACGCTCTGGCAATGCGCTGGTTGGTAGACTTCGCCCGTAAGCGCGGCGAGAAGTCTATGGCTCTGCGTTTGGCTGGCGAACTGTTGGACGCTGCTGAAGGTAAAGGTGCTGCAGTTAAGAAGCGTGAAGACGTGCACCGTATGGCTGAAGCCAACAAGGCTTTCTCGCACTACCGCTTCTAA
- the rpsL gene encoding 30S ribosomal protein S12 → MATINQLVRQPRKRIVEKSDVPALQNCPQRRGVCTRVYTTTPKKPNSALRKVCRVRLTNGFEVSSYIGGEGHNLQEHSVVLIRGGRVKDLPGVRYHTVRGSLDTSGVKGRNQGRSKYGTKKPK, encoded by the coding sequence ATGGCAACTATCAACCAGCTGGTACGTCAGCCGCGTAAGCGTATCGTCGAGAAATCCGACGTGCCCGCGCTGCAGAACTGCCCGCAACGTCGTGGCGTATGCACCCGTGTGTATACCACCACGCCGAAAAAACCTAACTCGGCACTGCGTAAAGTATGCCGTGTGCGTCTGACCAACGGTTTCGAGGTTTCCTCGTACATCGGCGGTGAAGGCCACAACCTGCAAGAGCACAGCGTCGTCCTGATTCGTGGCGGCCGTGTAAAAGACTTGCCAGGTGTTCGTTACCACACCGTTCGCGGTTCTTTGGATACTTCCGGCGTTAAAGGTCGTAACCAGGGTCGTTCGAAGTACGGTACCAAGAAGCCTAAGTAG
- the rpoC gene encoding DNA-directed RNA polymerase subunit beta' — MKDLLNLLKNQGQVEEFDAIRIGLASPEMIRSWSFGEVKKPETINYRTFKPERDGLFCAKIFGPVKDYECLCGKYKRLKHRGVICEKCGVEVALAKVRRERMAHIELASPVAHIWFLKSLPSRIGLLMDMTLRDIERVLYFESYVVIDPGMTTLEKGQLLNDEQYFEALEEFGDDFDARMGAEAVRELLHAIDLEHEIGRLREEIPQTNSETKIKKLSKRLKLMEAFQGSGNLPEWMVLTVLPVLPPDLRPLVPLDGGRFATSDLNDLYRRVINRNNRLKRLLDLSAPDIIVRNEKRMLQEAVDALLDNGRRGRAITGSNKRPLKSLADMIKGKQGRFRQNLLGKRVDYSGRSVITVGPTLRLHQCGLPKKMALELFKPFIFGKLEMRGLATTIKAAKKMVERELPEVWDVLAEVIREHPVLLNRAPTLHRLGIQAFEPVLIEGKAIQLHPLVCAAYNADFDGDQMAVHVPLTLEAQLEARALMMSTNNILSPANGEPIIVPSQDVVLGLYYMTREAINAKGEGRVFADLQEVDRVFRAGEAALHAKVKVRINETVNDRDGGSVKNTRIVDTTVGRALLFQVVPPGLSYDVVNQPMKKKAISKLINQCYRVVGLKETVIFADQLMYTGFAYSTISGVSIGVNDFVIPDEKARIIGAATDEVKEIESQYASGLVTQGEKYNKVIDLWSKANDEVSKAMMANLSKEKVIDRHGVEVDQESFNSMYMMADSGARGSAAQIRQLAGMRGLMAKPDGSIIETPITANFREGLSVLQYFISTHGARKGLADTALKTANSGYLTRRLVDVAQDLVVTEIDCGTEHGLVMTPHIEGGDVVEPLGERVLGRVIARDVFKPGTEEVIVPAGTLVDEKWVEFIELNSIDEVIVRSPISCETRYGICAKCYGRDLARGHQVNIGEAVGVIAAQSIGEPGTQLTMRTFHIGGAASRTSAADSVQVKNGGTVRLHNLKHVERVDGCLVAVSRSGELAIADDFGRERERYKLPYGAVISVKEGDKVDAGAIVAKWDPHTHPIVTEMKGTVTYVGMEEGITIKRQTDELTGMTNIEVLDAKDRPAAGKDIRPAVKMVDDNGKDLLLPGTDVIAQYFLPANALVGVADGAKIAIGDVIARIPQETSKTRDITGGLPRVADLFEARRPKEASILAEVSGTIAFGKETKGKRRLVITPNDGSDPYEELIPKWRHLNVFEGEQVNRGEVISDGPSDPHDILRLLGVSALAKYIVNEIQDVYRLQGVKINDKHIETILRQMLRKVEIAESGDSSFIKGDQMELTHVLVENERLAGDEKFVSKFTRVLLGITKASLSTESFISAASFQETTRVLTEAAVTGKRDYLRGLKENVVVGRLIPAGTGLAYHSERKRRRDADKPLRVSASEVEAALTEALNSSGN, encoded by the coding sequence TTGAAAGACCTACTGAATTTGCTGAAAAACCAGGGTCAAGTCGAAGAGTTCGACGCCATCCGTATTGGATTGGCATCGCCTGAGATGATCCGTTCGTGGTCGTTCGGTGAAGTTAAAAAGCCGGAAACCATTAACTACCGTACGTTCAAACCTGAGCGTGACGGCCTGTTCTGCGCCAAGATCTTTGGCCCGGTAAAGGATTACGAGTGCCTGTGCGGTAAGTACAAGCGCTTGAAGCACCGTGGTGTGATCTGCGAGAAGTGCGGCGTTGAAGTCGCGCTGGCCAAAGTTCGTCGTGAGCGCATGGCGCACATCGAACTGGCCTCGCCAGTTGCCCACATCTGGTTCCTGAAATCGTTGCCGTCCCGTATCGGCTTGCTGATGGACATGACCCTGCGTGATATCGAACGTGTTCTCTACTTCGAGAGCTATGTCGTTATCGATCCAGGCATGACCACCCTTGAAAAGGGTCAGCTGCTGAACGACGAGCAGTACTTCGAAGCGCTGGAAGAGTTCGGCGACGATTTCGATGCCCGCATGGGTGCCGAAGCTGTCCGTGAACTGCTGCACGCTATCGATCTGGAACACGAGATTGGCCGTCTGCGTGAAGAGATTCCGCAAACCAACTCCGAAACCAAAATCAAGAAGCTGTCCAAGCGTCTGAAGTTGATGGAAGCCTTCCAGGGTTCCGGCAACCTTCCAGAATGGATGGTGCTGACCGTTCTGCCGGTTCTGCCGCCAGATCTGCGTCCACTGGTCCCGCTGGATGGCGGTCGCTTCGCGACTTCCGACCTCAACGATCTGTATCGTCGAGTGATCAACCGTAACAACCGCTTGAAGCGCCTGCTCGATCTGTCCGCTCCGGACATCATCGTGCGCAACGAAAAGCGTATGTTGCAGGAAGCTGTCGATGCACTGCTCGACAACGGTCGTCGTGGTCGTGCTATCACCGGTTCCAACAAGCGTCCTCTGAAATCCCTGGCTGACATGATCAAGGGTAAGCAGGGTCGTTTCCGTCAGAACTTGCTCGGTAAGCGTGTTGACTACTCCGGTCGTTCGGTAATTACCGTAGGTCCGACCCTGCGTCTGCACCAGTGCGGTCTGCCGAAGAAAATGGCTCTCGAGCTGTTCAAGCCGTTCATTTTCGGCAAGCTGGAAATGCGTGGTCTCGCTACCACCATCAAAGCTGCCAAGAAGATGGTCGAGCGCGAGCTGCCAGAGGTTTGGGACGTTCTCGCTGAAGTGATCCGTGAACACCCGGTTCTCCTCAACCGTGCACCGACCCTTCACCGTCTGGGTATCCAGGCGTTTGAACCGGTACTGATCGAAGGTAAGGCTATCCAGCTGCACCCGTTGGTCTGTGCTGCGTACAACGCCGACTTCGACGGCGACCAAATGGCCGTGCACGTACCGCTGACGCTGGAAGCCCAGCTGGAAGCGCGTGCGTTGATGATGTCGACCAACAACATTCTGTCGCCAGCCAACGGTGAGCCAATCATCGTTCCGTCGCAGGACGTTGTATTGGGTCTGTACTACATGACTCGTGAAGCGATCAACGCCAAGGGCGAAGGTCGTGTGTTCGCGGATCTGCAGGAAGTTGACCGTGTGTTCCGTGCTGGCGAAGCCGCACTGCACGCCAAGGTCAAAGTGCGGATCAACGAAACCGTCAACGATCGTGATGGTGGCAGCGTCAAGAACACCCGTATCGTCGACACCACTGTCGGCCGTGCGCTGTTGTTCCAGGTTGTTCCACCTGGCCTGTCGTACGATGTCGTCAACCAGCCGATGAAGAAAAAAGCGATCTCCAAGCTGATCAACCAGTGCTACCGCGTGGTTGGTTTGAAAGAGACCGTGATCTTCGCTGACCAGTTGATGTACACCGGTTTTGCCTATTCGACCATTTCCGGCGTTTCCATCGGTGTTAACGACTTCGTTATCCCGGATGAAAAAGCCCGCATCATCGGTGCTGCTACCGACGAAGTGAAAGAGATCGAAAGTCAGTACGCCTCCGGCCTGGTAACCCAGGGCGAGAAGTACAACAAAGTGATCGACCTTTGGTCCAAGGCGAACGACGAAGTTTCCAAAGCGATGATGGCCAACCTCTCGAAAGAGAAAGTCATCGACCGTCATGGCGTCGAAGTCGACCAGGAATCCTTCAACTCGATGTACATGATGGCCGACTCGGGCGCACGGGGTTCTGCTGCGCAGATCCGTCAGCTCGCCGGTATGCGTGGCCTGATGGCCAAGCCGGACGGCTCCATCATCGAAACGCCGATTACTGCGAACTTCCGTGAAGGTTTGAGCGTACTTCAGTACTTCATCTCCACTCACGGTGCTCGTAAAGGTTTGGCGGATACCGCGTTGAAAACTGCGAACTCCGGTTACCTGACTCGTCGTCTGGTAGACGTAGCGCAGGATCTGGTTGTGACCGAGATCGATTGCGGCACCGAACATGGCCTGGTAATGACTCCGCACATTGAAGGCGGTGACGTTGTTGAGCCATTGGGTGAACGCGTATTGGGTCGTGTCATTGCCCGTGACGTATTCAAGCCAGGTACCGAGGAAGTTATCGTTCCTGCCGGCACGCTGGTAGATGAGAAGTGGGTCGAGTTCATCGAGCTGAACAGCATCGACGAAGTGATCGTGCGTTCGCCGATCAGCTGCGAAACCCGCTACGGCATTTGCGCCAAGTGCTACGGCCGTGACCTGGCTCGTGGTCACCAGGTGAACATCGGTGAAGCGGTCGGCGTTATCGCTGCCCAGTCCATCGGTGAGCCGGGTACCCAGCTGACCATGCGTACGTTCCACATCGGTGGTGCGGCAAGCCGGACCTCCGCAGCCGACAGCGTTCAGGTGAAGAATGGCGGTACCGTCCGTCTGCACAACCTGAAGCACGTTGAGCGAGTGGATGGTTGCCTGGTTGCTGTGTCCCGTTCCGGTGAGCTGGCCATCGCTGATGACTTCGGTCGTGAGCGTGAGCGTTACAAGCTGCCGTACGGTGCTGTGATTTCGGTTAAAGAGGGTGACAAGGTCGACGCTGGCGCAATCGTGGCCAAGTGGGATCCGCACACTCACCCGATCGTTACCGAAATGAAAGGTACCGTGACCTACGTGGGCATGGAAGAAGGCATCACGATCAAGCGTCAGACTGACGAATTGACCGGTATGACCAACATTGAAGTACTCGACGCCAAAGACCGTCCAGCTGCCGGTAAAGATATCCGTCCTGCTGTGAAGATGGTTGATGACAACGGCAAGGATCTGTTGCTGCCAGGCACTGACGTTATCGCTCAGTACTTCCTGCCAGCCAACGCCCTGGTCGGTGTTGCGGATGGTGCGAAAATCGCGATCGGTGATGTTATCGCTCGTATTCCGCAAGAGACTTCGAAGACCCGTGACATCACCGGTGGTCTGCCGCGTGTTGCCGACTTGTTCGAAGCCCGTCGTCCGAAAGAAGCCTCGATTCTGGCTGAAGTCAGCGGCACCATCGCGTTCGGTAAAGAGACCAAAGGCAAGCGCCGTCTGGTTATCACCCCGAACGACGGTAGCGATCCGTACGAAGAGCTGATTCCGAAGTGGCGCCACCTGAACGTCTTCGAAGGCGAACAGGTAAACCGCGGCGAAGTTATCTCCGACGGCCCTAGCGATCCACACGACATCCTGCGTCTGCTGGGTGTGAGTGCGCTGGCCAAGTACATCGTGAACGAGATCCAGGACGTTTACCGTCTGCAAGGCGTGAAGATCAACGACAAGCACATCGAGACCATCCTGCGTCAGATGCTGCGTAAAGTTGAAATCGCTGAATCCGGCGATTCCAGTTTCATCAAGGGCGACCAGATGGAATTGACTCACGTTCTGGTAGAGAACGAGCGTCTGGCAGGCGACGAGAAATTCGTTTCCAAGTTCACTCGCGTGTTGCTGGGTATCACCAAGGCGTCGTTGTCCACCGAATCGTTCATCTCGGCGGCTTCCTTCCAGGAAACCACTCGAGTACTGACCGAAGCGGCGGTAACCGGCAAGCGCGATTACCTGCGCGGCCTGAAAGAGAACGTAGTCGTGGGTCGTCTGATCCCGGCGGGTACCGGTTTGGCATATCACAGCGAGCGCAAGCGTCGCCGTGATGCTGACAAGCCGTTGCGCGTAAGCGCCAGTGAAGTGGAAGCTGCACTGACCGAAGCGCTGAACTCGAGCGGTAACTGA